In a single window of the Tiliqua scincoides isolate rTilSci1 chromosome 15, rTilSci1.hap2, whole genome shotgun sequence genome:
- the CDC42EP2 gene encoding cdc42 effector protein 2, giving the protein MSTTKVPIYLKRGSRRGKKEKLRDILSSDMISPPLGDFRHTIHIGNGGESDMFGDISFLQGKFHLLPRSEGNVSPDGVGHYVVPFEFSRTATISGYEPPPLDIPSPLLKNAISLPVIGGPQALMLPSSQAPPKPPRLHLDEKGQPTPQRKDPGEKQAGNGRTLEPLGAPNGKCVAPLNGFTEEEHKEEPFMSHAGSMLSLHVDLGPSILDDVLQVMEKHQTGGAGAPLQDSNRQEVLT; this is encoded by the coding sequence ATGTCCACGACCAAAGTGCCCATTTACCTGAAACGGGGCAGCCGGCGAGGGAAGAAGGAGAAGCTCCGAGACATCCTGTCTTCGGACATGATCAGCCCTCCTCTGGGCGACTTCCGGCACACGATCCACATTGGGAACGGTGGGGAGAGCGACATGTTTGGGGACATCTCTTTCCTGCAGGGGAAGTTCCACCTCCTGCCAAGGTCCGAGGGCAACGTGAGTCCTGATGGGGTTGGCCATTATGTGGTGCCCTTTGAGTTCTCCCGGACAGCAACCATCTCGGGCTACGAGCCGCCGCCTTTGGACATCCCTTCACCGCTTCTCAAAAATGCCATCTCTCTGCCAGTCATCGGTGGGCCACAGGCCCTGATGTTGCCCTCGTCTCAGGCCCCACCTAAACCGCCCCGCCTCCACCTCGATGAGAAGGGGCAACCCACTCCCCAGAGGAAGGACCCTGGGGAAAAACAGGCTGGCAACGGGAGGACGCTGGAGCCCCTCGGTGCCCCAAACGGCAAGTGCGTGGCCCCTCTGAATGGCTTTACAGAGGAAGAACACAAAGAGGAACCCTTCATGTCCCACGCTGGCTCCATGCTCTCCCTTCACGTGGACTTGGGCCCATCCATTTTGGATGACGTTCTCCAGGTGATGGAGAAGCACCAAACTGGGGGCGCGGGGGCTCCACTGCAGGACTCCAACAGGCAGGAGGTCTTGACGTGA